GTACGAGCCCCGCAACGACCACCTCCGGACCACATAATGGATCGGATCTCGGCGCTCCGGAACCTCGAGGAGGTGCTGGCGGCCTTCGAGGCCGGCGAGACGGACCTCGCGGGGCTGGAGCGGGATGTCAGAGGCGTCCTGCGGACCTACGCGACGGAGTTCGAGGGCGAACTGGCGGCCTTCCGCGTCCGGGCGCCCGACGCGGCGGCGGGTGCGGTCGTGATGGCGACGGGCGCACAGGACGCGCGCGAACGTGTTCGGGAACTGTTCGATGTGTCCGGCGCCGAGGTCGCGGTCGAGCGGGTGACGGACGTGGGATCGGGTGAGTGACGGCCCGAGCGGACACCCGAAGGATTTTAGCGGCCTCTCTCGAACAGGATGACAGAACGTCGGTGACTGCCGAGATGACTGCAATCAGCGAGCAGATCGGGGACGCGACGACTGTCATGTTCGGTGCGCCGTCGATGAGCGGGGGCGCCGACGGCGCGTGCGTCGATCTGCTCACGCAGCGAGCGCCCGAGGAGACGGGCGTCCTCTGGATCTCGTTCACGAAACCGGCCAGCGCGTGTCTCGACCGGTGGCGGTCGGTCCACGGGAGCGAGCCGGGCGATTTCGGCGTGATCCTCGTCGGCGAGACGGTCGGCGCGGGTGGTGGCGAGGTCGACTCCGCGGCCGTCCAGCGCATCTCGAACGCGAGCGACCTCACCGGCATCGGCATCGCCGTCGACGAGTTCGTCGCCGGCCACGACGAGGGAATCGCGGTCTGTTTCGACTCGCTGACGGCGCTCCTGCAGTACGTGGATCTGGAGACGGCCTACGAGTTCCTCCACGCGCTGACCGGCAAACTGTACTCCGCGGGCGCGGTCACGCACTTCCACATCGACCCGAACGCCCACGACCAGCAGACGATCGACACGCTCCTCTCGCTGTTCGACGCCGAGGTGCGACTGGAGGACGAGGGCGCGACCGTGCGGACGCGAGCGCTCATGGGTTGAGCGGGAGGGACGGGACTTATGCCGAGCGGTGACCTACGAGAGGGCGTATGCCCGAAGAAGTCCTCTTCAAATCCGAGAGCGCCCAGAGCCGAGCCGAGATCGCGTCGTACCTCCGCAGCGTGGCCGAGAAACTCGACGCCGGGGAGTCGATCACGCTGAAATCGGGGGGCGACTCCGTGACGATGGCGCCGCCTGACCGCCCGACGTTCGAGGTCAAAGCCGAGCGCGAGGGGCCGACGGACGGCGACGGCGAACTGAGCATCGAGTTCGAACTCGAGTGGGACGAGAACGGCGAGGGCGGCAGCGACGGCACGGGCGGACTCGAGATCGAGTGACTGCGCCGCGTTCAGATACTTTTTTGACGTGTTGGGGCGGCGATTCGACCGTGCTGCTGGTGGTCACCTACTCACGGGAGGC
Above is a genomic segment from Halorientalis sp. LT38 containing:
- a CDS encoding amphi-Trp domain-containing protein, whose protein sequence is MPEEVLFKSESAQSRAEIASYLRSVAEKLDAGESITLKSGGDSVTMAPPDRPTFEVKAEREGPTDGDGELSIEFELEWDENGEGGSDGTGGLEIE
- a CDS encoding DUF7504 family protein, whose protein sequence is MTAISEQIGDATTVMFGAPSMSGGADGACVDLLTQRAPEETGVLWISFTKPASACLDRWRSVHGSEPGDFGVILVGETVGAGGGEVDSAAVQRISNASDLTGIGIAVDEFVAGHDEGIAVCFDSLTALLQYVDLETAYEFLHALTGKLYSAGAVTHFHIDPNAHDQQTIDTLLSLFDAEVRLEDEGATVRTRALMG